The proteins below are encoded in one region of Chrysemys picta bellii isolate R12L10 chromosome 4, ASM1138683v2, whole genome shotgun sequence:
- the LOC101932419 gene encoding uncharacterized protein LOC101932419 gives MEILGRCESFSLWITVLSFGRVLSMDFSYLGSSLSLQSSFQENTTQVLLYYRGIASPCSSTEDGICRAVNCTSRVPSAGLQNSTALCQLEGEAAIFPASPGSFPMRLSSCCWSQTVFSPSEDNNSSVQFEMVMTYALGARSDTGSTNTSPQTPLLPPLRVPQNCATLYNLSVSDQDGDVVRCRYGRREELACAFCKKYPFLHLDEEGCTLRYDGMGSEGTHPVELMVEDFPRKMVVLKFEDGMHEIQPYNASGGGGNEALSSVPLQFTLTVEKPVEDCAFGIRRPIFISPTPGNGDRITVLPYEDVSFTVMAVSAKERMADLQILGPYGLHTLGLWMADDLCTVSVNITWESRNPARSHQVPVCFVASTLSGLQSELRCIWIVQRVFVTCDVKLCLSLNRSRLCPSGCRSFKSNDSPWKILETNIHRITAGPIQITKAPSSGTNYTALVVGIVLGCTVVCVVFLLLKKSFVGVPYRNASLRI, from the exons ATGGAGATTCTGGGAAGGTGTGAGTCCTTTTCCCTCTGGATAACTGTGCTGTCCTTTGGAAGGGTTCTCTCCATGGATTTCTCTTACCTGGGATCCTCCCTGAGCCTGCAGTCCTCCTTCCAGGAGAACACAACACAG GTACTTTTATATTACCGAGGGATTGCTTCTCCTTGTTCCAGTACCGAAGATGGGATTTGCAGGGCTGTGAACTGCACTTCCAGAGTTCCCTCCGCAGGTTTACAGAACTCCACAGCCCTGTGCCAGCTAGAGGGAGAGGCGGCCATCTTCCCCGCTTCCCCTGGATCCTTCCCCATGAG gctctccagctgctgctggtccCAGACTGTGTTCTCTCCCAGTGAGGATAACAATTCCAGTGTCCAGTTTGAGATGGTGATGACTTATGCCCTGGGTGCTCGCTCTGATACAGGATCGACAAACACGTCTCCGcagactccgcttctgcctcctCTCAG AGTTCCCCAAAACTGTGCTACATTGTATAATCTGAGTGTCTCAGACCAAGATGGGGATGTAGTGAGGTGCCGATATGGGCGTCGAGAGGAGCTTGCCTGTGCTTTCTGCAAGAAGTACCCTTTTCTGCATTTGGATGAG GAAGGATGCACCCTTAGATACGATGGAATGGGCTCCGAAGGCACCCACCCAGTGGAGCTGATGGTGGAGGATTTCCCCAGGAAAATGGTGGTCCTGAAGTTTGAGGATGGGATGCATGAGATTCAGCCATACAATGCTTCAGGAGGGGGCGGGAACGAAGCGCTAAGTTCTGTCCCACTTCAGTTCACCTTAACAG TGGAGAAGCCAGTAGAGGACTGTGCCTTTGGAATTAGAAGGCCAATATTTATCAGCCCAACCCCAGGCAATGGGGACAGGATCACCGTGCTGCCCTACGAGGACGTTTCCTTCACAGTGATGGCTGTCAGCGCAAAAGAAAG GATGGCGGACTTGCAGATTCTGGGTCCTTACGGGCTACACACATTGGGTCTGTGGATGGCAGATGATCTCTGCACTGTCTCTGTGAATATCACCTGGGAGAGCAGGAACCCTGCAAGATCGCACCAGGTTCCTGTATGTTTTGTGGCCAGCACATTGTCCGG GTTACAGTCTGAGCTCAGATGCATTTGGATTGTGCAGA GGGTGTTTGTAACTTGTGACGTGAAGCTGTGCCTCAGCTTGAACAGGTCCAGGCTATGCCCTTCAGGGTGCAGGTCCTTCAAAAGCAACGATTCGCCATGGAAGATACTAGAAACAAATATCCATCGGATCACCGCTGGGCCAATCCAGATCACC
- the TALDO1 gene encoding transaldolase, whose product MSVSPVKRPKMESTLEQLKQHTTVVADTGDFHAIDQYKPLDATTNPSLILAAAQMSAYQELVEDAIEYGKKLGGSEDEQVQNASDKLFVLFGAEILKRIPGRVSTEVDARLSFDKEGMINRAKRLIDLYKEAGIGKDRILIKLSSTWEGIQAGKVLEEEYGIHCNMTLLFSFAQAVACAEAGVTLISPFVGRILDWHVANTDKKTYEPSEDPGVKSVTKIYNYYKKFGYKTIVMGASFRNTGEIKALTGCDYLTISPKLLGELSKENTKLTPTLSAKDAQTSNLEKIHMDEKTFRWEHNEDQMAVEKLSDGIRKFAADAVKLERMLKERMFSTKNGK is encoded by the exons ATGTCAGTGTCCCCCGTGAAGCGACCGAAGATGGAGTCGACGCTGGAGCAGCTCAAGCAGCACACCACGGTGGTGGCGGACACCGGCGACTTCCATG CAATTGATCAGTACAAGCCTCTGGATGCCACTACAAACCCATCCTTGATACTAGCTGCTGCTCAAATGTCAGCTTACCAGGAATTAGTAGAGGATGCTATTGAATATGGAAAAAAACTTGGTGG GTCAGAAGATGAACAGGTCCAAAATGCAAGTGACAAACTTTTCGTGTTATTTGGGGCAGAAATACTGAAGAGGATACCAGGTCGTGTGTCCACAGAAGTAGATGCAAG GTTGTCCTTTGATAAGGAAGGAATGATTAACAGAGCTAAGCGCCTCATTGACCTTTATAAGGAAGCAGGAATTGGTAAAGATCGCATTCTCATAAAACTGTCATCAACGTGGGAGGGGATTCAGGCAGGCAA GGTTCTGGAAGAGGAGTATGGGATCCATTGCAACATGACCTTACTCTTCTCCTTTGCTCAGGCAGTGGCCTGTGCTGAAGCTGGGGTCACACTAATTTCCCCATTTGTAGGGCGTATCCTGGATTGGCATGTTGCAAACACAGACAAGAAGACTTATGAGCCCTCAGAGGACCCAG GGGTGAAGAGTGTCACTAAAATCTATAATTACTACAAAAAGTTTGGCTACAAAACTATTGTGATGGGTGCTTCATTCCGAAACACTGGTGAGATTAAAGCACTGACAGGCTGTGACTATCTTACCATTTCACCTAAGCTTCTGGGAGAGCTCAGTAAAGAGAACACCAAGTTAACTCCCACACTCAGTGCTAAAGATG CTCAGACATCTAACCTTGAGAAGATTCACATGGATGAGAAGACATTCCGCTGGGAACATAATGAAGACCAAATGGCTGTGGAGAAATTATCAGATGGGATCAGGAAATTTGCTGCTGATGCAGTTAAATTGGAGAGAATGTTGAAG GAACGAATGTTCAGTACTAAAAATGGAAAGTAG